The following are encoded together in the Eptesicus fuscus isolate TK198812 chromosome 16, DD_ASM_mEF_20220401, whole genome shotgun sequence genome:
- the PRADC1 gene encoding protease-associated domain-containing protein 1 isoform X2 produces the protein MLLICLRIHDYLYFQVLSPGDIRYIFTATPAKDFGGIFHTRYEQIHLVPAEPSEACGELSNGFFIQDQIALVERGGCSFLSKTRVVQEHGGRAVIISDNAVDNDSFYVEMIQDSTQRTADIPALFLLGRDGYMIRRSLEQHGLPWAIISIPVNVTSIPTYELLQPPWTFW, from the exons ATGCTGTTGATAT GCTTACGCATCCATGATTATTTGTACTTCCAAGTGCTGAGTCCTGGAGACATTCGATACATTTTCACAGCTACACCTGCAAAGGATTTTGGTGGTATCTTT CACACAAGGTATGAGCAGATTCACCTTGTCCCCGCGGAACCTTCAGAGGCCTGCGGAGAACTCAGCAACGGTTTCTTCATCCAGGACCAGATCGCTCTGGTGGAGAGGGG GGGCTGCTCCTTCCTCTCCAAGACCCGGGTGGTACAGGAACATGGCGGGCGGGCGGTGATCATCTCTGACAACGCAGTTGACAATGACAGCTTCTATGTGGAGATGATCCAGGACAGTACCCAGCGCACGGCTGACATCCCTGCCCTCTTCCTACTCGGCCGAGATGG CTACATGATCCGCCGCTCCCTGGAACAGCATGGGCTGCCATGGGCCATCATTTCCATTCCGGTCAATGTCACCAGCATCCCCACCTATGAGCTGCTGCAACCACCCTGGACCTTCTGGTAG
- the PRADC1 gene encoding protease-associated domain-containing protein 1 isoform X1: MVVGAAGWWCLVLWLPACVAAHGLRIHDYLYFQVLSPGDIRYIFTATPAKDFGGIFHTRYEQIHLVPAEPSEACGELSNGFFIQDQIALVERGGCSFLSKTRVVQEHGGRAVIISDNAVDNDSFYVEMIQDSTQRTADIPALFLLGRDGYMIRRSLEQHGLPWAIISIPVNVTSIPTYELLQPPWTFW; encoded by the exons ATGGTCGTCGGCGCCGCGGGCTGGTGGTGTCTCGTGCTCTGGCTCCCCGCCTGCGTCGCGGCCCACG GCTTACGCATCCATGATTATTTGTACTTCCAAGTGCTGAGTCCTGGAGACATTCGATACATTTTCACAGCTACACCTGCAAAGGATTTTGGTGGTATCTTT CACACAAGGTATGAGCAGATTCACCTTGTCCCCGCGGAACCTTCAGAGGCCTGCGGAGAACTCAGCAACGGTTTCTTCATCCAGGACCAGATCGCTCTGGTGGAGAGGGG GGGCTGCTCCTTCCTCTCCAAGACCCGGGTGGTACAGGAACATGGCGGGCGGGCGGTGATCATCTCTGACAACGCAGTTGACAATGACAGCTTCTATGTGGAGATGATCCAGGACAGTACCCAGCGCACGGCTGACATCCCTGCCCTCTTCCTACTCGGCCGAGATGG CTACATGATCCGCCGCTCCCTGGAACAGCATGGGCTGCCATGGGCCATCATTTCCATTCCGGTCAATGTCACCAGCATCCCCACCTATGAGCTGCTGCAACCACCCTGGACCTTCTGGTAG
- the CCT7 gene encoding T-complex protein 1 subunit eta, translated as MMPTPVILLKEGTDSSQGIPQLVSNISACQVIAEAIRTTLGPRGMDKLLVDSRGKATISNDGATILKLLDVVHPAAKTLVDIAKSQDAEVGDGTTSVTLLAAEFLKQVKPYVEEGLHPQIIIRAFRTATQLAVNKIKEIAVTVKKENKVEQRKLLEKCAVTALSSKLISQQKAFFAKMVVDAVVMLDDMLQLKMIGIKKVQGGALEESQLVAGVAFKKTFSYAGFEMQPKKYHNPKIALLNVELELKAEKDNAEVRVHTVKDYQAIVDAEWNILYDKLEKIHHSGAKVVLSKLPIGDVATQYFADRDMFCAGRVPEEDLKRTMMACGGSIQTSVNALNPDVLGHCQVFEETQIGGERYNFFTGCPKAKTCTIILRGGAEQFMEETERSLHDAIMIVRRAIKNDSVVAGGGAIEMELSKYLRDYSRTIPGKQQLLIGAYAKALEIIPRQLCDNAGFDATNILNKLRARHAQGGVWYGVDINNEDIADNFEAFVWEPAMVRINALTAASEAACLIVSVDETIKNPRSTVDAPPAVGRGRGRGRLH; from the exons ATGATG CCCACACCAGTTATCCTGTTGAAAGAGGGGACTGATAGCTCCCAAGGCATCCCCCAGCTTGTAAGTAACATCAGTGCCTGCCAGGTGATTGCTGAAGCTATAAGAACCACCCTGGGCCCCCGTGGCATGGACAAGCTCCTTGTGGACAGCCGGG GAAAAGCCACAATTTCTAATGATGGGGCCACAATTCTGAAACTCCTTGACGTTGTCCATCCTGCAGCAAAGACTTTAGTGGACATTGCCAAATCCCAAGATGCTGAG GTCGGTGATGGCACCACCTCAGTGACCCTGCTGGCTGCAGAGTTTCTGAAGCAGGTGAAACCCTATGTGGAGGAAGGCTTGCACCCACAGATCATCATCCGAGCTTTCCGAACTGCCACCCAGTTG GCAGTTAACAAGATCAAAGAGATTGCCGTGActgtgaagaaggaaaataaagt GGAGCAGAGGAAGCTGCTGGAGAAGTGTGCCGTGACTGCTCTGAGCTCCAAGTTGATCTCCCAGCAGAAAGCCTTCTTCGCGAAGATGGTGGTGGATGCAGTAGTGATGCTGGATGATATGCTGCAGCTTAAAATGATTGGAATCAAGAAGGTGCAAGGTGGAGCCCTAGAG gagTCCCAGCTGGTAGCTGGTGTTGCGTTCAAGAAGACTTTCTCTTATGCTGGGTTTGAAATGCAACCCAAAAAGTACCACAACCCAAAGATTGCCCTTTTAAATGTTGAGCTCGAACTGAAAGCTGAGAAAGATAATGCTGAAGTCAGAGTCCACACCGTTAAG GATTATCAGGCAATTGTCGATGCTGAGTGGAACATTCTGTATGACAAGTTAGAGAAGATCCATCATTCCGGAGCCAAAGTCGTCTTGTCCaaactccctattggggatgtggcCACCCAGTACTTTGCCGACAGGGACATGTTCTGTGCTGGCCGAGTGCCAGAGGAGGATCTGAAGAGGACAATGATG GCCTGTGGAGGCTCCATCCAGACCAGTGTGAATGCTCTGAACCCAGATGTGTTGGGCCACTGCCAGGTCTTTGAAGAAACTCAGATTGGAGGCGAGAG GTACAATTTCTTCACTGGCTGCCCCAAAGCTAAGACTTGCACCATCATCCTCCGCGGTGGCGCTGAGCAGTTTATGGAGGAGACAGAGCGGTCCCTGCACGACGCCATCATGATTGTTAGGAGGGCCATCAAG AACGATTCAGTGGTGGCTGGTGGCGGGGCCATTGAAATGGAGCTCTCCAAGTACCTGCGCGACTACTCCAGGACCATTCCTGGAAAGCAGCAGCTGCTGATTGGAGCATACGCCAAGGCCTTGGAAATCATCCCGCGCCAGCTGTGTGACAATGCTGGCTTTGATGCCACGAACATCCTCAACAAGCTGCGGGCTCGGCATGCCCAG GGGGGCGTGTGGTACGGGGTAGACATCAACAACGAGGACATTGCTGACAACTTTGAGGCCTTCGTGTGGGAGCCGGCTATGGTGCGGATCAATGCCCTGACTGCAGCCTCGGAGGCTGCGTGCCTTATCGTGTCTGTAGATGAAACCATCAAGAACCCTCGCTCGACCGTGGATGCACCCCCAGCTGTTGGCCGGGGCCGAGGTCGTGGCCGTCTCCATTGA